From the genome of Psychroserpens ponticola, one region includes:
- the gltB gene encoding glutamate synthase large subunit, producing the protein MLKQQGLYYPEFEHDNCGAGFICSLKGNKSNSIIHKALEILEKLEHRGAVSSDGKTGDGAGILIDIPHDFFVANCDFNLPQFGEYAVSNVFLPKKENQRQYCIEKLEYFMITQGLEILGWRDVPVDTSVIGEIAGQTEPFIKQIFIGKSNKKQSDFEFNLKLFTARKQAEHNINKSKLSESSRFYLPSLSTKTIIFKGLLIPEDIKLYYTDLQDSTLVTRLALVHQRFSTNTFPTWDLAQPFRYMCHNGEINTLRGNASRILSRQELMESEWFGDDIKSIFPVILPGKSDSASMDMVVELLLMTGRSLPEVMMILVPEAWEKNPDMSDVKRAFYEFNSCIMEPWDGPASIPFTDGNYIGAVLDRNGLRPSRYSVTKDGFVIMSSETGVIEISPKNIEHHGRLEPGKMFLVDMNQGRIINDEEIKNDIVSKHPYKKWLDKNLVHLADIPAKKGEIKHKEDALNKRQIVFGYTEEDLSTIIKPMAQNGKEPIGSMGNDTPIAVLSEKPQLIYNYFKQLFAQVTNPPLDGIREQLITDISLTLGSDINVFKINEDQCRKLKIQNPVISKHDLDKIKNYTDNPDFVVTNISILYEVDKGLNELERSLFNIVKLASKAIDEGGNIIILSDRGVTKKMAPIPALLACSYVNHELYKIGKRARVSLIIESAEPREVHHFALLFGYGASAINPYIVNEIVYNQVKDKEIEGLEYLSAIKNYNKAVGMGILKVMNKIGISTLNSYRGSQLFECVGLNTKVVHNYFPNTITRIQGIGLREIEKEICKRHKNAYKTDAVDANLNLEFGGQYKWRRQGEKHAFNPLTVAKLQEAVRSNKHKTYKEYSSLINEQTKQLMTIRGLFEFTNYDPIPIDDVEPWTEIVKRFKTGAMSYGSISKEAHENLAIAMNRIGGKSNSGEGGEDEERFYKDSNGDWKNSAIKQVASGRFGVTSNYLTNASEIQIKMAQGAKPGEGGQLPGPKVNPDIAKTRNSTPYVGLISPPPHHDIYSIEDLSQLIYDLKSANRAARINVKLVSEVGIGTVAAGVAKAKGDVILISGHDGGTGASPLTSLKHAGLPWELGLAEAQQTLVMNDLRNRVVLECDGQLKTGRDVAIACLLGAEEFGFATAPLVASGCVMMRVCHLNTCPVGIATQNPDLRKKFKGKPEHVVNFMYFVAQELREIMAQLGFRSVDEMVGQVQKLDRNKTIEHYKALGLDLSPILHQVHVPSGTKFHNTESQDHNLEKTLDFKIISRAHPALFRKEKTVLDCKITNMDRAFGAILSNEISKIYGAQGLPDNTLKINFTGSAGQSFGAFATNGLTLVINGNSNDYLGKGLSGAKLVVKVPDEATIVPEENIIIGNVALYGATSGDVYINGKAGERFCVRNSGAKAVVEGIGDHGCEYMTGGISVVLGEVGRNFGAGMSGGIAYIYNSKGTFHKHCNAEGLNLDPVTIPEDIFELKDLIENHYNATLSPLAQRILENWQNELPKFVKVLPEEYKQALIRLEQENTINA; encoded by the coding sequence ATGTTAAAACAACAAGGGCTTTATTATCCAGAATTTGAACACGATAATTGTGGTGCAGGATTTATTTGTAGTTTAAAAGGAAATAAATCAAATTCTATAATTCATAAAGCACTTGAGATTCTAGAAAAATTAGAACATAGAGGAGCTGTGAGTTCTGATGGTAAAACTGGTGATGGAGCAGGCATTTTAATTGATATTCCTCACGACTTCTTTGTTGCAAACTGTGATTTTAATTTGCCGCAATTTGGAGAATATGCAGTAAGTAATGTTTTTCTACCCAAAAAAGAAAATCAACGACAGTATTGCATTGAAAAGCTTGAGTATTTTATGATAACTCAAGGGCTTGAAATTTTGGGATGGAGAGATGTTCCTGTAGATACTTCAGTTATTGGAGAAATTGCAGGGCAAACGGAACCCTTTATTAAACAAATATTTATAGGAAAGTCTAATAAAAAACAATCCGATTTTGAGTTTAATTTAAAGTTGTTTACTGCAAGAAAACAGGCGGAACATAATATTAATAAGTCAAAGTTATCAGAGAGCTCTCGTTTTTATCTTCCTAGCCTTTCAACTAAAACAATCATATTTAAAGGACTATTAATTCCTGAAGATATAAAATTGTATTATACCGATTTACAAGATTCAACTCTAGTAACTAGGCTTGCTTTAGTTCATCAACGTTTTTCTACCAATACATTTCCAACTTGGGATTTAGCACAGCCATTTCGATATATGTGTCATAATGGTGAAATTAATACGCTTCGCGGAAATGCGTCTCGGATATTATCACGACAAGAATTGATGGAGAGTGAATGGTTTGGTGACGATATAAAAAGCATATTTCCTGTCATTCTTCCAGGTAAATCTGATTCGGCTTCCATGGATATGGTAGTCGAATTATTATTAATGACAGGACGTTCTTTGCCTGAAGTTATGATGATACTTGTGCCTGAAGCTTGGGAGAAAAACCCAGATATGTCTGATGTTAAAAGAGCTTTTTATGAATTCAACTCTTGTATTATGGAGCCTTGGGATGGGCCAGCTTCTATTCCGTTTACTGATGGGAATTACATAGGTGCTGTTTTAGATAGAAACGGATTACGCCCTTCGAGGTATTCTGTTACAAAAGACGGATTTGTAATTATGTCTTCTGAAACTGGAGTTATTGAAATTAGCCCAAAAAACATTGAACATCATGGACGTCTTGAACCAGGGAAAATGTTTTTAGTGGATATGAATCAAGGTAGAATCATTAATGATGAGGAAATTAAAAATGATATTGTTTCTAAACATCCTTATAAAAAATGGTTGGATAAAAATTTAGTTCATCTAGCAGATATTCCTGCAAAAAAAGGAGAAATAAAACACAAAGAAGATGCTTTAAATAAGCGACAAATTGTTTTTGGTTACACTGAAGAAGATTTGAGTACAATCATTAAACCAATGGCTCAAAATGGTAAAGAACCCATTGGCTCAATGGGAAATGATACACCAATTGCTGTATTATCTGAAAAACCGCAGTTAATATATAACTACTTCAAGCAACTGTTCGCACAAGTTACAAATCCACCTCTTGATGGAATTAGAGAACAACTAATTACAGATATTAGTTTAACTCTTGGTAGTGATATCAACGTATTTAAAATTAATGAAGATCAATGTCGCAAGTTGAAAATTCAAAACCCTGTAATTTCTAAGCATGATTTAGATAAGATTAAAAATTATACTGATAACCCTGATTTTGTAGTCACCAATATTTCAATCTTATATGAAGTTGATAAAGGCTTAAACGAATTAGAACGATCACTTTTTAATATTGTTAAACTAGCTTCAAAAGCGATTGATGAAGGTGGAAATATTATAATTTTATCAGATAGAGGTGTGACTAAAAAAATGGCGCCTATTCCAGCATTGTTAGCGTGTTCTTATGTTAATCATGAACTATATAAAATAGGAAAACGAGCTAGAGTAAGTTTAATAATTGAATCTGCTGAACCTCGTGAAGTTCATCATTTTGCGTTATTGTTCGGTTATGGAGCAAGTGCAATAAATCCGTATATCGTAAATGAAATAGTTTACAATCAAGTTAAAGATAAAGAAATCGAAGGTTTAGAATACCTTTCAGCTATTAAGAATTACAACAAAGCTGTTGGTATGGGAATCCTGAAAGTCATGAACAAAATAGGAATTTCTACCCTCAACTCTTATCGTGGTTCACAGCTATTTGAATGTGTTGGATTAAATACAAAAGTGGTTCATAATTACTTTCCAAATACCATTACTAGAATTCAAGGGATAGGATTGAGGGAAATTGAAAAAGAGATTTGTAAGCGTCATAAAAACGCCTATAAAACGGATGCTGTTGATGCTAATCTGAATTTGGAATTTGGTGGACAATATAAATGGAGACGACAAGGCGAAAAACATGCCTTTAATCCTTTAACTGTTGCAAAATTACAAGAAGCTGTTCGGAGTAATAAGCATAAAACCTATAAAGAATATTCATCATTAATTAACGAGCAAACCAAACAATTAATGACCATTCGTGGTTTGTTTGAGTTTACAAATTATGACCCAATTCCAATAGACGATGTTGAGCCTTGGACAGAAATTGTAAAACGATTCAAAACAGGAGCGATGTCTTATGGTTCTATTAGTAAAGAAGCTCATGAGAATTTAGCGATTGCCATGAATCGTATTGGAGGTAAAAGTAATTCTGGAGAAGGTGGAGAAGATGAAGAGCGTTTCTACAAAGATTCTAATGGTGACTGGAAAAATTCAGCAATTAAACAAGTGGCTTCTGGTCGTTTTGGAGTCACGTCTAATTACTTAACTAATGCTTCAGAGATACAAATTAAAATGGCTCAAGGCGCGAAACCTGGTGAAGGTGGACAATTACCTGGTCCGAAAGTGAATCCTGATATTGCTAAAACTAGAAATTCTACGCCTTATGTTGGTCTTATTTCACCTCCTCCTCATCACGATATTTATTCTATTGAAGATTTATCACAATTAATCTACGATTTAAAATCAGCTAATAGAGCAGCTAGAATTAATGTGAAACTTGTTTCCGAAGTTGGAATTGGTACTGTCGCTGCTGGTGTTGCGAAAGCTAAAGGTGATGTGATTTTAATTTCTGGTCATGATGGTGGAACAGGAGCTTCGCCATTAACATCATTGAAACATGCAGGTTTACCTTGGGAATTAGGTCTCGCCGAAGCACAACAAACCTTAGTAATGAACGATTTGAGAAATCGTGTGGTTTTAGAGTGTGATGGACAATTAAAAACCGGACGTGATGTCGCCATTGCTTGTCTTCTTGGTGCTGAAGAATTCGGTTTTGCTACTGCACCTTTAGTAGCTTCGGGTTGTGTAATGATGCGAGTTTGTCATCTTAATACCTGTCCTGTTGGTATAGCAACTCAAAATCCTGACCTACGGAAAAAATTCAAAGGAAAGCCTGAACATGTTGTCAATTTTATGTATTTCGTTGCTCAAGAATTACGTGAGATTATGGCGCAATTAGGTTTTAGATCTGTTGATGAAATGGTTGGTCAAGTTCAAAAACTAGATCGAAATAAAACCATTGAACATTATAAAGCCCTCGGATTAGATTTGTCTCCAATTTTACATCAAGTTCACGTACCTTCTGGAACTAAATTTCATAATACGGAATCACAAGATCACAATTTAGAAAAAACATTAGATTTTAAGATCATAAGTCGTGCACATCCCGCTTTATTCAGAAAAGAAAAAACAGTTTTAGATTGTAAAATCACGAATATGGATCGCGCTTTTGGAGCCATACTAAGCAATGAAATTTCTAAAATATATGGTGCTCAAGGGCTTCCAGATAATACACTAAAAATTAATTTTACAGGTTCTGCAGGACAAAGTTTCGGTGCTTTTGCGACGAATGGACTAACCTTGGTAATTAATGGTAATTCTAATGATTATTTAGGAAAAGGCTTATCAGGAGCAAAGCTCGTTGTTAAAGTTCCTGATGAAGCTACTATTGTTCCTGAAGAGAATATCATTATTGGAAATGTAGCATTATACGGAGCCACTTCTGGTGACGTTTATATTAATGGGAAAGCTGGAGAACGTTTCTGTGTTAGGAACTCAGGAGCAAAAGCAGTAGTTGAAGGTATTGGAGATCATGGTTGTGAATATATGACTGGTGGAATTTCAGTCGTTTTAGGAGAAGTAGGTCGAAATTTCGGAGCTGGAATGAGTGGAGGAATTGCTTATATATATAATTCAAAAGGAACATTTCATAAGCATTGTAATGCAGAAGGATTAAACCTTGATCCTGTTACTATTCCTGAAGATATTTTTGAATTAAAAGATTTAATTGAAAATCATTACAATGCAACGCTGAGTCCATTAGCACAACGAATACTGGAAAATTGGCAAAACGAATTGCCGAAATTTGTAAAGGTTTTACCTGAAGAATACAAACAAGCATTAATTCGATTGGAACAAGAAAACACAATAAACGCATAA
- a CDS encoding glutamate synthase subunit beta, producing the protein MGKTTGFLEFERVDETYVKVEKRLKNYKEFTIPLEERKLKDQGARCMDCGIPFCHSGCPLGNLIPDFNDKVYQGRWKEAAQILHSTNNFPEFTGRLCPAPCEEACVLGINEDPVSIENIEKNIVETAFEEGWIKANPPKTRTNKKVAIIGSGPSGLAAAQQLNRAGHSVTVFERDAKAGGLLRYGIPDFKLEKHVIDRRLSILKEEGINFKTNANVGKNISVETIKADFDAVLLSGGATVKREIPIKGNHLKGVVQAMDFLKLNNQYVDGLIGFEEVISAKDKNVIVIGGGDTGSDCIGTSNRHGAHSVVNFEILSKPSKGRPANQPWPYWPMRLKTTSSHQEGVERYFSISTKEFLGDKNGNLIGLKTVEVEWVFREDERPELKEIPNTEKEWNCDLVLLALGFTGAEKTLAEQFGLEMDYRTNIKATTKNYATNMKGIFTAGDMRRGQSLIVWAISEGRQAAHHMDVFLMGHSNLPLKEDGDLPRV; encoded by the coding sequence ATGGGAAAAACTACAGGATTTTTAGAATTTGAAAGAGTTGATGAAACTTATGTAAAGGTTGAAAAACGACTGAAAAATTATAAAGAGTTTACCATTCCGCTTGAGGAACGAAAACTTAAAGATCAAGGTGCAAGATGTATGGATTGTGGAATCCCATTTTGTCATAGTGGTTGTCCTTTAGGTAATCTCATACCTGATTTTAATGATAAAGTCTATCAAGGTCGATGGAAAGAAGCTGCTCAAATTTTGCATTCAACTAATAATTTTCCAGAATTTACAGGTCGATTATGTCCTGCGCCTTGTGAGGAAGCGTGTGTGTTGGGAATAAATGAAGATCCAGTTTCAATTGAAAATATTGAAAAAAATATTGTAGAAACTGCTTTTGAAGAAGGCTGGATTAAAGCAAATCCGCCAAAAACGAGAACTAATAAAAAAGTAGCAATTATTGGTTCTGGTCCTTCTGGATTGGCAGCTGCTCAACAATTAAATCGTGCTGGACATAGTGTTACGGTTTTTGAGCGTGATGCTAAGGCTGGTGGTTTGTTGAGATATGGTATTCCCGATTTTAAGTTGGAAAAACATGTGATTGATAGGCGTTTAAGCATCTTAAAAGAAGAAGGTATTAATTTTAAAACCAATGCCAATGTTGGAAAAAATATTAGTGTTGAAACTATAAAAGCCGATTTTGATGCTGTTTTGCTTTCTGGAGGAGCAACCGTAAAACGCGAGATTCCTATTAAAGGGAATCATCTTAAAGGTGTGGTGCAAGCTATGGATTTTTTAAAATTGAATAATCAATATGTTGATGGTTTAATTGGGTTTGAAGAAGTTATTTCAGCAAAAGATAAAAATGTCATTGTGATTGGAGGAGGTGATACTGGTTCAGATTGTATTGGTACAAGTAATCGTCATGGTGCACATTCTGTAGTCAATTTTGAGATTTTAAGTAAGCCATCTAAAGGTCGACCAGCAAATCAACCATGGCCATATTGGCCAATGAGATTGAAAACAACATCGTCTCATCAAGAAGGTGTTGAACGTTACTTTAGTATTTCCACTAAAGAGTTTTTAGGAGATAAAAACGGAAATTTAATCGGTTTAAAAACAGTTGAAGTGGAATGGGTTTTTAGAGAAGATGAACGGCCAGAGTTAAAAGAAATTCCAAATACAGAAAAAGAATGGAATTGTGATTTAGTCTTACTAGCACTTGGTTTTACTGGTGCTGAAAAAACACTTGCTGAGCAATTTGGATTAGAAATGGATTACCGAACCAATATCAAAGCTACAACTAAAAATTATGCAACAAATATGAAAGGTATTTTTACAGCTGGAGATATGAGACGTGGACAATCATTAATTGTTTGGGCGATTTCTGAAGGTCGTCAGGCGGCTCATCATATGGATGTATTTTTAATGGGACATTCAAATTTGCCTTTAAAAGAAGATGGTGATTTACCTCGAGTATAA